In a genomic window of Quercus lobata isolate SW786 chromosome 4, ValleyOak3.0 Primary Assembly, whole genome shotgun sequence:
- the LOC115985255 gene encoding uncharacterized protein LOC115985255, whose product MNTENESEKSSAETATAPLWKYVTRLEKASGGGGNVSFKCNYCEKTFKGSYSRVKAHLLKLPKFGIQACAKVGDEYQNEMQKLEDAFEESSHRSKKPKLVSLPTDSPTSPNLDSRENSLIARTFYSAGLPFHFAKNPYWIEMIKFAANNNLVGYIPLGYNKLRTTLLQKERAHIEKLLRAIKDTWKEKGLSIVSDGWTDVQKRPLINFMATSQKGPIFIKSIDGTKEYKDKHFIADLFLKVIGEVGHQHVVQIITDNASVMKAAGSIVEAEYPHIFWSPCVVHTLNLALKNICAPKYSLQNEVAYNECNWIAQVSDEATFIRIFITNHSIRLAIFNSYSPLKLLAVTETRFASIIIMLKRLFQVKQNL is encoded by the exons ATGAATACTGAAAATGAAAGTGAGAAATCATCAGCTGAGACAGCTACTGCTCCTCTATGGAAATATGTTACTAGGTTAGAAAAAgcaagtggtggtggtgggaatGTTTCTTTCAAATGTAACTATTGTGAAAAAACTTTCAAGGGGTCTTATTCAAGGGTGAAGGCACACTTGTTAAAACTGCCTAAGTTTGGAATACAAGCATGTGCCAAGGTTGGAGATGAGTATCAGAATGAAATGCAGAAATTAGAAGATGCGTTTGAGGAATCTTCGCATAGATCGAAGAAGCCTAAGCTAGTGTCTTTACCAACTGATTCTCCTACTAGTCCTAATTTGGATAGTAGGGAGA ATTCTCTTATTGCTAGGACATTTTATTCTGCTGGTTTACCCTTTCACTTTGCTAAGAACCCGTATTGGATTgagatgatcaagtttgcaGCTAATAATAATTTAGTGGGCTATATTCCTCTGGGTTACAATAAATTGAGAACAACTTTGTTGCAAAAAGAGAGGGCACATATTGAGAAGTTGTTGAGGGCAATTAAAGACACTTGGAAAGAAAAGGGTTTAAGCATTGTAAGTGATGGGTGGACAGATGTACAAAAAAGGCCACTTATCAATTTTATGGCTACATCACAGAAAGGGCCAATTTTTATCAAATCCATTGATGGTACCAAAGAGTACAAAGACAAGCACTTCATTGCTGACTTGTTTCTAAAGGTCATTGGTGAGGTTGGGCATCAACATGTTGTCCAAATTATTACTGATAATGCGTCTGTTATGAAGGCTGCAGGATCTATTGTTGAAGCTGAATATCCTCATATATTTTGGTCACCTTGTGTTGTGCATACTCTCAATTTGGCTTTGAAGAATATATGTGCACCTAAGTACTCTTTGCAGAATGAGGTTGCATATAATGAATGTAACTGGATTGCACAAGTTTCAGATGAGGCAACTTTCATTCGTATTTTCATCACAAATCATTCTATAAGATTAGcaatttttaattcatattcCCCTTTGAAGTTACTTGCTGTTACTGAAACACGATTTGCTTCAATAATTATCATGCTTAAAAGATTgtttcaagtaaaacaaaatctttga